The following coding sequences are from one Rhineura floridana isolate rRhiFlo1 chromosome 2, rRhiFlo1.hap2, whole genome shotgun sequence window:
- the MAX gene encoding protein max isoform X5: MLEEETKKTPTTEEADKRAHHNALERKRRDHIKDSFHSLRDSVPSLQGEKQQASRAQILDKATEYIQYMRRKNHTHQQDIDDLKRQNALLEQQVRALEKARSSAQLQANYSSSDNSLYTNPKGSTISAFDGGSDSSSESELEEPQSRKKLRMEAS, translated from the exons ATGCTGGAGGAGGAGACGAAGAAGACGCCGACGACGGAGGAG GCTGACAAACGTGCTCACCACAATGCACTAGAGCGCAAACGTAGGGACCACATCAAGGACAGTTTCCACAGCCTGCGGGACTCTGTGCCGTCGCTTCAGGGAGAGAAG CAACAGGCATCCCGGGCCCAAATCCTAGATAAAGCCACAGAGTACATCCAGTACATGCGCCGGAAAAACCACACACACCAGCAGGACATAGATGATTTAAAGCGCCAGAATGCCCTGCTGGAACAGCAAG TTCGTGCACTGGAGAAGGCAAGGTCAAGTGCTCAGCTGCAGGCCAACTATTCCTCTTCAGACAACAGCCTCTACACCAATCCCAAGGGCAGTACCATCTCGGCCTTTGATGGAGGCTCCGACTCCAGTTCAGAGTCTGAGCTGGAAGAGCCTCAGAGCCGGAAGAAGCTTCGTATGGAGGCCAGCTAG
- the MAX gene encoding protein max isoform X1 — MLEEETKKTPTTEEEEQPRFQSAADKRAHHNALERKRRDHIKDSFHSLRDSVPSLQGEKQQASRAQILDKATEYIQYMRRKNHTHQQDIDDLKRQNALLEQQVRALEKARSSAQLQANYSSSDNSLYTNPKGSTISAFDGGSDSSSESELEEPQSRKKLRMEAS; from the exons ATGCTGGAGGAGGAGACGAAGAAGACGCCGACGACGGAGGAG GAAGAGCAGCCGAGGTTTCAGTCTGCG GCTGACAAACGTGCTCACCACAATGCACTAGAGCGCAAACGTAGGGACCACATCAAGGACAGTTTCCACAGCCTGCGGGACTCTGTGCCGTCGCTTCAGGGAGAGAAG CAACAGGCATCCCGGGCCCAAATCCTAGATAAAGCCACAGAGTACATCCAGTACATGCGCCGGAAAAACCACACACACCAGCAGGACATAGATGATTTAAAGCGCCAGAATGCCCTGCTGGAACAGCAAG TTCGTGCACTGGAGAAGGCAAGGTCAAGTGCTCAGCTGCAGGCCAACTATTCCTCTTCAGACAACAGCCTCTACACCAATCCCAAGGGCAGTACCATCTCGGCCTTTGATGGAGGCTCCGACTCCAGTTCAGAGTCTGAGCTGGAAGAGCCTCAGAGCCGGAAGAAGCTTCGTATGGAGGCCAGCTAG
- the MAX gene encoding protein max isoform X2, whose amino-acid sequence MLEEETKKTPTTEEEEQPRFQSAADKRAHHNALERKRRDHIKDSFHSLRDSVPSLQGEKASRAQILDKATEYIQYMRRKNHTHQQDIDDLKRQNALLEQQVRALEKARSSAQLQANYSSSDNSLYTNPKGSTISAFDGGSDSSSESELEEPQSRKKLRMEAS is encoded by the exons ATGCTGGAGGAGGAGACGAAGAAGACGCCGACGACGGAGGAG GAAGAGCAGCCGAGGTTTCAGTCTGCG GCTGACAAACGTGCTCACCACAATGCACTAGAGCGCAAACGTAGGGACCACATCAAGGACAGTTTCCACAGCCTGCGGGACTCTGTGCCGTCGCTTCAGGGAGAGAAG GCATCCCGGGCCCAAATCCTAGATAAAGCCACAGAGTACATCCAGTACATGCGCCGGAAAAACCACACACACCAGCAGGACATAGATGATTTAAAGCGCCAGAATGCCCTGCTGGAACAGCAAG TTCGTGCACTGGAGAAGGCAAGGTCAAGTGCTCAGCTGCAGGCCAACTATTCCTCTTCAGACAACAGCCTCTACACCAATCCCAAGGGCAGTACCATCTCGGCCTTTGATGGAGGCTCCGACTCCAGTTCAGAGTCTGAGCTGGAAGAGCCTCAGAGCCGGAAGAAGCTTCGTATGGAGGCCAGCTAG
- the MAX gene encoding protein max isoform X4: MSDNDDIEVESDEEQPRFQSAADKRAHHNALERKRRDHIKDSFHSLRDSVPSLQGEKASRAQILDKATEYIQYMRRKNHTHQQDIDDLKRQNALLEQQVRALEKARSSAQLQANYSSSDNSLYTNPKGSTISAFDGGSDSSSESELEEPQSRKKLRMEAS, encoded by the exons ATGAGCGATAACGATGACATCGAGGTGGAGAGCGAC GAAGAGCAGCCGAGGTTTCAGTCTGCG GCTGACAAACGTGCTCACCACAATGCACTAGAGCGCAAACGTAGGGACCACATCAAGGACAGTTTCCACAGCCTGCGGGACTCTGTGCCGTCGCTTCAGGGAGAGAAG GCATCCCGGGCCCAAATCCTAGATAAAGCCACAGAGTACATCCAGTACATGCGCCGGAAAAACCACACACACCAGCAGGACATAGATGATTTAAAGCGCCAGAATGCCCTGCTGGAACAGCAAG TTCGTGCACTGGAGAAGGCAAGGTCAAGTGCTCAGCTGCAGGCCAACTATTCCTCTTCAGACAACAGCCTCTACACCAATCCCAAGGGCAGTACCATCTCGGCCTTTGATGGAGGCTCCGACTCCAGTTCAGAGTCTGAGCTGGAAGAGCCTCAGAGCCGGAAGAAGCTTCGTATGGAGGCCAGCTAG
- the MAX gene encoding protein max isoform X7 → MSDNDDIEVESDADKRAHHNALERKRRDHIKDSFHSLRDSVPSLQGEKASRAQILDKATEYIQYMRRKNHTHQQDIDDLKRQNALLEQQVRALEKARSSAQLQANYSSSDNSLYTNPKGSTISAFDGGSDSSSESELEEPQSRKKLRMEAS, encoded by the exons ATGAGCGATAACGATGACATCGAGGTGGAGAGCGAC GCTGACAAACGTGCTCACCACAATGCACTAGAGCGCAAACGTAGGGACCACATCAAGGACAGTTTCCACAGCCTGCGGGACTCTGTGCCGTCGCTTCAGGGAGAGAAG GCATCCCGGGCCCAAATCCTAGATAAAGCCACAGAGTACATCCAGTACATGCGCCGGAAAAACCACACACACCAGCAGGACATAGATGATTTAAAGCGCCAGAATGCCCTGCTGGAACAGCAAG TTCGTGCACTGGAGAAGGCAAGGTCAAGTGCTCAGCTGCAGGCCAACTATTCCTCTTCAGACAACAGCCTCTACACCAATCCCAAGGGCAGTACCATCTCGGCCTTTGATGGAGGCTCCGACTCCAGTTCAGAGTCTGAGCTGGAAGAGCCTCAGAGCCGGAAGAAGCTTCGTATGGAGGCCAGCTAG
- the MAX gene encoding protein max isoform X3 → MSDNDDIEVESDEEQPRFQSAADKRAHHNALERKRRDHIKDSFHSLRDSVPSLQGEKQQASRAQILDKATEYIQYMRRKNHTHQQDIDDLKRQNALLEQQVRALEKARSSAQLQANYSSSDNSLYTNPKGSTISAFDGGSDSSSESELEEPQSRKKLRMEAS, encoded by the exons ATGAGCGATAACGATGACATCGAGGTGGAGAGCGAC GAAGAGCAGCCGAGGTTTCAGTCTGCG GCTGACAAACGTGCTCACCACAATGCACTAGAGCGCAAACGTAGGGACCACATCAAGGACAGTTTCCACAGCCTGCGGGACTCTGTGCCGTCGCTTCAGGGAGAGAAG CAACAGGCATCCCGGGCCCAAATCCTAGATAAAGCCACAGAGTACATCCAGTACATGCGCCGGAAAAACCACACACACCAGCAGGACATAGATGATTTAAAGCGCCAGAATGCCCTGCTGGAACAGCAAG TTCGTGCACTGGAGAAGGCAAGGTCAAGTGCTCAGCTGCAGGCCAACTATTCCTCTTCAGACAACAGCCTCTACACCAATCCCAAGGGCAGTACCATCTCGGCCTTTGATGGAGGCTCCGACTCCAGTTCAGAGTCTGAGCTGGAAGAGCCTCAGAGCCGGAAGAAGCTTCGTATGGAGGCCAGCTAG
- the MAX gene encoding protein max isoform X6, with translation MSDNDDIEVESDADKRAHHNALERKRRDHIKDSFHSLRDSVPSLQGEKQQASRAQILDKATEYIQYMRRKNHTHQQDIDDLKRQNALLEQQVRALEKARSSAQLQANYSSSDNSLYTNPKGSTISAFDGGSDSSSESELEEPQSRKKLRMEAS, from the exons ATGAGCGATAACGATGACATCGAGGTGGAGAGCGAC GCTGACAAACGTGCTCACCACAATGCACTAGAGCGCAAACGTAGGGACCACATCAAGGACAGTTTCCACAGCCTGCGGGACTCTGTGCCGTCGCTTCAGGGAGAGAAG CAACAGGCATCCCGGGCCCAAATCCTAGATAAAGCCACAGAGTACATCCAGTACATGCGCCGGAAAAACCACACACACCAGCAGGACATAGATGATTTAAAGCGCCAGAATGCCCTGCTGGAACAGCAAG TTCGTGCACTGGAGAAGGCAAGGTCAAGTGCTCAGCTGCAGGCCAACTATTCCTCTTCAGACAACAGCCTCTACACCAATCCCAAGGGCAGTACCATCTCGGCCTTTGATGGAGGCTCCGACTCCAGTTCAGAGTCTGAGCTGGAAGAGCCTCAGAGCCGGAAGAAGCTTCGTATGGAGGCCAGCTAG
- the UNC93B1 gene encoding protein unc-93 homolog B1 isoform X1, translating to MEPGGANVYEEALGNGPPPDGQGIDVLNGPIQNGAEVQLDDFVGAHAEYNEEEEESKYFRRKRFGVIKNLVAASVGAMLTYGVFLGLLQMQLILHYDETYREVKYSNLELQNIDSKMLMGINVTPILALLYTPILIRFFGTKWMFFLAVGVYALFVSTNYWERYYTLVPSAVAIGAAIVPLWASMGNYITRMAQKYYEYAHYKLEHVQEQRKAPRGAYNSYIIGFQTIFYAFFYLSFVCAQFPMFFFLKWHLSDLNHTLFNVRQCGAGSHGILTGFNTTVLQKLPRSSELITVESVLMGVAFLSMLLVLLLCGSAYRPTEEIDLRSIGWGNIFQLPFKHMRDYRLRHLILFFIYSGFEMVFFCTGFTLSYGVCCIGLERMAYILTTYGLSSAVCSVLGLSMLCLPRQVPLLAGASVHVILLIALFCWEPHAHSLGEAAMLYLVAALWGLGSALNKTGLSSLLGILYENKGRQDFIFTIYHWWQAMATFVVYLWSGLPMKAKLSIMLVTLVVAVLSYLWMEYKVAQLIPHRLPKIPKPRHKVRGYCSLKDDSSDESDSDREDEEESGSSEGEGPNGLHNQLHCRNRCLYEQALGEEGRDNVG from the exons ATGGAACCCG GTGGTGCCAACGTGTATGAAGAGGCGCTGGGGAACGGGCCGCCCCCCGATGGCCAGGGGATCGACGTTTTAAATGGGCCTATCCAGAACGGCGCAGAGGTTCAG TTGGATGACTTTGTGGGGGCTCACGCTGAGTAcaatgaagaagaggaggagtcCAAGTACTTCCGCCGCAAGCGTTTTGGCGTGATCAAGAACCTTGTGGCAGCCAGTGTGGGAGCAATGCTGACCTATGGTGTCTTTCTAG GCCTGCTGCAAATGCAGCTCATCCTGCACTATGATGAGACCTACCGGGAGGTGAAATATAGCAACCTGGAACTGCAGAATATTGACAGCAAGATGCTGATGGGCATCAACGTCACACCGATTCTTGCCCTGCTCTATACTCCGATCCTCATCAG ATTCTTTGGCACCAAATGGATGTTCTTCTTGGCAGTGGGTGTCTACGCACTCTTTGTCTCCACCAACTATTGGGAGCGCTACTATACCTTGGTGCCGTCGGCTGTGGCAATCGGGGCGGCCATTGTGCCACTCTGGGCTTCCATGGGCAACTACATCACCCG GATGGCACAGAAGTACTATGAATATGCACACTACAAGTTGGAACATGTCCAGGAGCAGAGAAAGGCACCACGCGGGGCCTACAACTCCTACATCATTGGCTTCCAGACTATCTTTTATGCCTTCTTCTAT CTCAGCTTTGTCTGTGCCCAGTTTCCCATGTTTTTCTTCCTGAAGTGGCATCTCTCTGATTTGAACCACACACTCTTCAATGTGCGCCAGTGTG GGGCTGGGAGCCATGGGATCCTCACAGGGTTCAACACCACGGTTCTACAGAAGCTGCCACGCAGCAGCGAGCTCATCACAGTGGAGAGTGTGCTCATGGGAGTGGCCTTCCTCTCCATGCTTCTG GTGTTGCTCCTGTGTGGCTCAGCCTATCGCCCCACTGAGGAGATTGATTTGCGCAGCATTGGCTGGGGCAACATCTTCCAGCTGCCTTTCAAGCACATGCGAGACTACCGCCTGCGCCACCTCATCCTCTTCTTCATATACAGTGGGTTTGAGATGGTCTTTTTCTGCACTGGCTTTACCCTA AGCTATGGTGTCTGCTGCATCGGCCTGGAACGCATGGCTTACATCCTCACCACTTATGGACTCTCGTCTGCTGTCTGCTCCGTCCTGGGGCTCTCGATGCTGTGTTTGCCTCGCCAAGTTCCCCTGCTTGCTGGAGCCTCTGTCCATGTCATCCTCTTGATTGCCCTCTTCTGCTGGGAGCCTCACGCCCATAGCTTAGGCGAAGCAGCCATGCTCTATCTGGTGGCTGCCCTCTGGGGTCTTGGCAGTGCCCTGAACAAGACAGGCCTCAGCT CACTCCTGGGGATACTTTATGAAAACAAAGGGCGGCAGGACTTCATCTTCACCATTTACCACTGGTGGCAAGCCATGGCCACCTTTGTTGTTTATCTGTGGTCTGGACTGCCCATGAAG GCTAAGTTATCCATCATGCTCGTTACTCTAGTAGTGGCAGTATTATCCTACCTGTGGATGGAATATAAAGTAGCCCAGTTAATCCCGCATCGCCTCCCCAAGATTCCCAAGCCACGGCACAAGGTGCGGGGCTACTGCTCCCTGAAAGATGACAGCTCTGATGAAAGTGACTCCGACAGGGAAGACGAGGAGGAGAGTGgctcttcagaaggggagggaccGAATGGCCTGCATAACCAACTTCACTGCAGGAACAGATGTTTATATGAGCAGGCCCtgggggaggaaggcagggataATGTGGGCTAG
- the UNC93B1 gene encoding protein unc-93 homolog B1 isoform X2 — MEPGGANVYEEALGNGPPPDGQGIDVLNGPIQNGAEVQLDDFVGAHAEYNEEEEESKYFRRKRFGVIKNLVAASVGAMLTYGVFLGLLQMQLILHYDETYREVKYSNLELQNIDSKMLMGINVTPILALLYTPILIRMAQKYYEYAHYKLEHVQEQRKAPRGAYNSYIIGFQTIFYAFFYLSFVCAQFPMFFFLKWHLSDLNHTLFNVRQCGAGSHGILTGFNTTVLQKLPRSSELITVESVLMGVAFLSMLLVLLLCGSAYRPTEEIDLRSIGWGNIFQLPFKHMRDYRLRHLILFFIYSGFEMVFFCTGFTLSYGVCCIGLERMAYILTTYGLSSAVCSVLGLSMLCLPRQVPLLAGASVHVILLIALFCWEPHAHSLGEAAMLYLVAALWGLGSALNKTGLSSLLGILYENKGRQDFIFTIYHWWQAMATFVVYLWSGLPMKAKLSIMLVTLVVAVLSYLWMEYKVAQLIPHRLPKIPKPRHKVRGYCSLKDDSSDESDSDREDEEESGSSEGEGPNGLHNQLHCRNRCLYEQALGEEGRDNVG, encoded by the exons ATGGAACCCG GTGGTGCCAACGTGTATGAAGAGGCGCTGGGGAACGGGCCGCCCCCCGATGGCCAGGGGATCGACGTTTTAAATGGGCCTATCCAGAACGGCGCAGAGGTTCAG TTGGATGACTTTGTGGGGGCTCACGCTGAGTAcaatgaagaagaggaggagtcCAAGTACTTCCGCCGCAAGCGTTTTGGCGTGATCAAGAACCTTGTGGCAGCCAGTGTGGGAGCAATGCTGACCTATGGTGTCTTTCTAG GCCTGCTGCAAATGCAGCTCATCCTGCACTATGATGAGACCTACCGGGAGGTGAAATATAGCAACCTGGAACTGCAGAATATTGACAGCAAGATGCTGATGGGCATCAACGTCACACCGATTCTTGCCCTGCTCTATACTCCGATCCTCATCAG GATGGCACAGAAGTACTATGAATATGCACACTACAAGTTGGAACATGTCCAGGAGCAGAGAAAGGCACCACGCGGGGCCTACAACTCCTACATCATTGGCTTCCAGACTATCTTTTATGCCTTCTTCTAT CTCAGCTTTGTCTGTGCCCAGTTTCCCATGTTTTTCTTCCTGAAGTGGCATCTCTCTGATTTGAACCACACACTCTTCAATGTGCGCCAGTGTG GGGCTGGGAGCCATGGGATCCTCACAGGGTTCAACACCACGGTTCTACAGAAGCTGCCACGCAGCAGCGAGCTCATCACAGTGGAGAGTGTGCTCATGGGAGTGGCCTTCCTCTCCATGCTTCTG GTGTTGCTCCTGTGTGGCTCAGCCTATCGCCCCACTGAGGAGATTGATTTGCGCAGCATTGGCTGGGGCAACATCTTCCAGCTGCCTTTCAAGCACATGCGAGACTACCGCCTGCGCCACCTCATCCTCTTCTTCATATACAGTGGGTTTGAGATGGTCTTTTTCTGCACTGGCTTTACCCTA AGCTATGGTGTCTGCTGCATCGGCCTGGAACGCATGGCTTACATCCTCACCACTTATGGACTCTCGTCTGCTGTCTGCTCCGTCCTGGGGCTCTCGATGCTGTGTTTGCCTCGCCAAGTTCCCCTGCTTGCTGGAGCCTCTGTCCATGTCATCCTCTTGATTGCCCTCTTCTGCTGGGAGCCTCACGCCCATAGCTTAGGCGAAGCAGCCATGCTCTATCTGGTGGCTGCCCTCTGGGGTCTTGGCAGTGCCCTGAACAAGACAGGCCTCAGCT CACTCCTGGGGATACTTTATGAAAACAAAGGGCGGCAGGACTTCATCTTCACCATTTACCACTGGTGGCAAGCCATGGCCACCTTTGTTGTTTATCTGTGGTCTGGACTGCCCATGAAG GCTAAGTTATCCATCATGCTCGTTACTCTAGTAGTGGCAGTATTATCCTACCTGTGGATGGAATATAAAGTAGCCCAGTTAATCCCGCATCGCCTCCCCAAGATTCCCAAGCCACGGCACAAGGTGCGGGGCTACTGCTCCCTGAAAGATGACAGCTCTGATGAAAGTGACTCCGACAGGGAAGACGAGGAGGAGAGTGgctcttcagaaggggagggaccGAATGGCCTGCATAACCAACTTCACTGCAGGAACAGATGTTTATATGAGCAGGCCCtgggggaggaaggcagggataATGTGGGCTAG